The region CCACAAGGGGCGGCGGCCTGCGGGATACCCCGCGCCAGAGCGCTTTCAATGCCTTTGGCTCCTGCCAAGCTTGTGCCTTGCTTGAAGTCAAGCTCGGCCAAGGGCTACGCAAGGTTGACTAGCAACCTGCTCACTCCAACATCATCCAGCGTCCGGAAAACCCGCGATTACAACAAATTTCTGCCACTAGGTCAATCCCTGAGCACAAAGCCATCGGGTTTACCTGACATTGACGGGCTCGAAAAAACTGTGGATAACCTTGGCTTGGCCGGCCCTAAACCCGTACAATTCGGCCGCTCTAGAACAAGTTTTCCACAATGAGCGTAGATATGCAAAGCGTAGGGATGCAAGGCGAGAATTCGCAGGGCGCAGACACGCTGGGAGCGGACCTTTGGCAACGCGGATGTGAGCGTTTGGCCACCGAGTTGCCCGAACAACAATTCAACACCTGGATTCGCCCCTTGCCGCCGGCCATGGTGGCCGAAGGCGTGGGCGCCGATGGCCTGGTGTTTTCGCTGCGGGTGCCCAACCGCTTCAAGCTGGACTGGATCCGCAACCAGTACGCCGGCCGCATCGAATCCATTTTGACCGAGTTGGCCGGCAAACCGGCCCGCCTGGAACTGGCCCTGGCCGCCCGCGAACCGATGGCACGCGCCGTGGCCGCTCCGGCAAATACCGTCGCCGCCAATCAGCCCATGGCTGTCGGCCAGGTGCTGCACAACGGCCTGCGGCCGGTGTCCGCCGGCCCGAGCCCAGCCCCAATGGCGCCCGCCAATGGCCCGCTCACTCACGGCCAGCCCGTGGCGCAAGCCCCTGCGCCGCAGAACCTGCCGCCCAGCGCCAGCCGCCACCGCATCAATAGCGCGCTGACTTTTGACAACCTCGTCCCCGGCCGCGCCAACCAGATGGCACGCACCGCCGCCCTGCATGTGGCCGGCGCACCGGGTGCGATGTACAACCCGCTGTTCATTTACGGCGGCGTGGGCCTGGGCAAGACCCATTTGATCCACGCCGTGGGCAATGCCTTGCTGAAGGACAAGCCCGATGCGCGCGTGCTTTATCTGCACGCCGAGCAGTTCATCTCCGACGTGGTGAAGAACTACCAGCGCAAGACTTTTGATGAGTTGAAGGCCAAGTACCACTCGCTCGATCTGCTGCTGATCGACGATGTGCAGTTCTTCGCCGGCAAAGAGCGCACGCAGGAGGAGTTCTTCAACGCCTTCGAAGCCCTGCTGGCCAAGCGCGCCCACATCATCATGACCAGCGACACCTACCCCAAGGGTCTGGCCGATATCGATGAGCGCCTAACCAGCCGTTTCGACGCCGGCCTGACGGTGGCTATCGAGCCGCCCGAGCTGGAAATGCGCGTGGCGATTCTGATCAAAAAGGCAGAAGCTGAGCAAACGCCCATGCCCGAGGACGTGGCCTTCTTCATCGCCAAGAATGTGCGCGCCAACGTGCGCGAGCTGGAAGGCGCGCTGCGCAAGGTGCTGGCCTACAGCCGCTTCAGCCACAAGGAAATCAATATCCAGCTGGCCCGCGAGGCGCTGAAAGACCTGCTCTCGATCCAGAACCGCCAAGTGTCTGTGGAGAACATCCAGAAGACGGTGGCCGACTTCTACAAGATCAAGATCGCCGATATGTACAGCAAGAAGCGCCCGGCCAGCATTGCCCGGCCGCGCCAGATTGCCATGTACCTGGCCAAGGAAATGACGCAAAAGAGCCTGCCCGAGATCGGCGAGCTGTTCGGCGGCCGCGACCACACCACCGTGCTGCACGCGGTGCGCAAAATCGGTGGCGAGCGGCAGAAGAACACCGAGCTCAACCAGCAATTGCACGTGCTGGAACAGACGCTCAAAGGCTGATCGACCGCCCGGCCAAACACTTGGCCGCAAAGACATGGTTTCCATGCGGCAGAAACAGCCCATAACTAAGTCAAAATGCGCGGTGTTTCGCGCGCGCGCTCCAGACAAATGAAAAGAGGTTGACATGATTGTGTTGAAAGCCACCCAGGACAAGGTACTGACCGCCTTGCAGGCCGTCGCCGGCATCGTCGAGCGGCGTCACACCTTGCCCATCCTGGCCAATGTGCTGATACGCAAGACCGGCGGCTCGCTGGAGCTGACCACCAGCGACCTGGAAATCCAGGTGCGCACCACCGCCGAGCTGGGCGGTGATGCGGGCGACTTCACCACCACCGTGGGTGCGCGCAAGCTGATCGACATCCTGCGCTCCATGCCTTCGGACCAGACCGTCTCGCTGACGGCCAACGCCTCCAAGCTGACGCTGCAGGGTGGCAAAAGCCGCTTCACCCTGCAGACCCTGCCCTCGGATGACTTCCCCCTGGTGCAAGAGGCGGCCGACTTCGGCCCCGCCTTCAGCGTTCCGCAAAAGACGCTGAAGCACCTGATCAACCAGGTGCACTTCTCGATGGCGGTGCATGACATCCGCTATTACCTGAACGGCATCTTGTTCGTCGCCGAAGGCAAGAACCTCACGCTCGTCGCCACCGACGGCCACCGCCTGGCCCTGGCCCAGGCCGAGCTGGAAACCGAAATCCCCAAGCAAGAAGTCATCTTGCCGCGCAAGACCGTGCTGGAACTGATGCGCTTGCTCAAAGACGGCAAGGGTGAAGACGATAGCCAGCCCATCGAGATGCGCTTCGCCGGCAACCAGGCCAAGTTCAGCTTCTCGGGCATGGAGTTCGTCACCAAGCTGGTGGAAGGCAAGTTCCCAGACTACAACCGCGTCATCCCCAAGAACCACAAGTTCAATGTGACCCTGGGCCGCACGACGCTGCTGTCCTCGCTGCAGCGCGCTGCGATTCTGACCAGCGAAAAGTTCAAGGCCGTGCGCCTGAGCTTCGAGCCGGGCCTGCTGAGCATCGCCTCCAGCAATGCTGAGCAAGAAGAGGCCAAGGAAGAAATCGAAATCGATTACGGCGGCGACCTGATCGAAACCGGCTTCAACGTGACCTATCTGATGGACGTGTTGCAGAACATGAGCCAAGACATGGTCAGCATCGATTTGAACGACAGCTCGGCCAGCGCCCTGATCACCATCCCTGAGCAGAGCGGCTTCAAATACGTCGTCATGCCCATGCGCATCTAACGACAGCTAACGAATCAATCAAGCGGGCTTGTGGTTTTCTAACCCGGCCCGCTTCAGTGCTTTTAAAGGCATGCGCGCAAGAGGCCATGCCGGTGTGAGAGAGAGTTCCAGATGACCGATGTTTCGAACCAAGACGCCACCCCCGAAGGTAACAAG is a window of Paucibacter sp. KCTC 42545 DNA encoding:
- the dnaN gene encoding DNA polymerase III subunit beta, which produces MIVLKATQDKVLTALQAVAGIVERRHTLPILANVLIRKTGGSLELTTSDLEIQVRTTAELGGDAGDFTTTVGARKLIDILRSMPSDQTVSLTANASKLTLQGGKSRFTLQTLPSDDFPLVQEAADFGPAFSVPQKTLKHLINQVHFSMAVHDIRYYLNGILFVAEGKNLTLVATDGHRLALAQAELETEIPKQEVILPRKTVLELMRLLKDGKGEDDSQPIEMRFAGNQAKFSFSGMEFVTKLVEGKFPDYNRVIPKNHKFNVTLGRTTLLSSLQRAAILTSEKFKAVRLSFEPGLLSIASSNAEQEEAKEEIEIDYGGDLIETGFNVTYLMDVLQNMSQDMVSIDLNDSSASALITIPEQSGFKYVVMPMRI
- the dnaA gene encoding chromosomal replication initiator protein DnaA; amino-acid sequence: MGADLWQRGCERLATELPEQQFNTWIRPLPPAMVAEGVGADGLVFSLRVPNRFKLDWIRNQYAGRIESILTELAGKPARLELALAAREPMARAVAAPANTVAANQPMAVGQVLHNGLRPVSAGPSPAPMAPANGPLTHGQPVAQAPAPQNLPPSASRHRINSALTFDNLVPGRANQMARTAALHVAGAPGAMYNPLFIYGGVGLGKTHLIHAVGNALLKDKPDARVLYLHAEQFISDVVKNYQRKTFDELKAKYHSLDLLLIDDVQFFAGKERTQEEFFNAFEALLAKRAHIIMTSDTYPKGLADIDERLTSRFDAGLTVAIEPPELEMRVAILIKKAEAEQTPMPEDVAFFIAKNVRANVRELEGALRKVLAYSRFSHKEINIQLAREALKDLLSIQNRQVSVENIQKTVADFYKIKIADMYSKKRPASIARPRQIAMYLAKEMTQKSLPEIGELFGGRDHTTVLHAVRKIGGERQKNTELNQQLHVLEQTLKG